A region from the uncultured Bacteroides sp. genome encodes:
- a CDS encoding ABC transporter permease: protein MIDIWQEIYGTIRRNKLRTFLTGFAVAWGIFMLIVLLGAGNGLIHAFEKSSSSMAMNSIKIFPGWTTKSYDGLQKGRQIQLDDKDLGITSRNFSKNVISAGATVRQSDITLSYGKEYVSLGLTGVFPNYTEVESVKSVGGRFINDLDIKGRRKVIILHKKTAEILFPHGEEPIGKFIIGNGTAYQVVGLYNDQGDRDAREAYLPFTTLQIIYNKGDKLNNLTFTTKGLETEDLNKAFEQKYRKALGSHHRFDPTDDSAIWIWNRFTNYLQQQTGMGILRTAIWLIGIFTLLSGIVGVSNIMLITVKERTREFGIRKALGAKPSSILWLIIIESVVITTLFGYIGMVAGIGATEYMDMVAGNQTMDTGLWTETVFLNPTVDVKVAIQATLTLIIAGTLAGFFPARKAVSISPIEALRAE from the coding sequence ATGATTGATATTTGGCAAGAAATATATGGAACGATCAGACGTAACAAGTTACGTACCTTTCTTACGGGTTTTGCCGTGGCATGGGGAATATTTATGCTTATCGTATTGCTGGGCGCGGGAAACGGTTTGATACATGCTTTCGAAAAATCATCGTCAAGCATGGCCATGAATTCCATTAAAATCTTCCCCGGATGGACCACCAAATCTTACGATGGCTTACAGAAAGGAAGGCAAATTCAACTAGATGACAAAGATTTGGGCATCACAAGCCGGAATTTTTCTAAGAATGTGATCAGTGCAGGAGCAACGGTAAGGCAAAGCGATATAACGCTTAGTTATGGCAAGGAATACGTAAGCCTTGGCCTGACCGGAGTGTTCCCAAACTACACCGAAGTTGAAAGTGTAAAATCGGTTGGCGGACGTTTTATTAACGATCTGGATATTAAAGGGCGAAGAAAAGTCATCATCTTACACAAAAAAACGGCCGAAATCCTTTTCCCACACGGAGAAGAACCTATCGGTAAATTCATCATTGGAAACGGAACAGCTTATCAGGTGGTGGGGCTATACAATGATCAGGGAGATCGGGATGCACGCGAAGCATATCTGCCATTTACAACTCTACAAATAATCTATAACAAAGGCGATAAGCTAAACAATTTGACTTTCACCACCAAAGGGCTGGAGACAGAAGATTTAAATAAAGCGTTTGAGCAAAAATATCGCAAAGCATTAGGATCTCACCATCGCTTTGACCCTACGGATGACAGTGCTATTTGGATATGGAACCGATTTACAAACTATTTGCAACAGCAAACGGGTATGGGAATTCTCCGTACAGCCATCTGGCTTATAGGCATATTCACCTTACTAAGCGGAATAGTGGGCGTAAGTAATATTATGCTTATCACCGTAAAGGAAAGAACCCGAGAATTCGGTATCAGAAAAGCATTAGGTGCCAAACCGTCTTCCATCTTGTGGCTGATTATTATTGAAAGTGTGGTAATAACAACCCTATTCGGATACATCGGTATGGTAGCCGGCATTGGGGCGACAGAATACATGGATATGGTTGCGGGTAATCAAACAATGGATACCGGCTTGTGGACGGAAACGGTATTTCTAAATCCCACAGTTGACGTAAAAGTAGCTATTCAGGCAACTTTAACGCTTATCATAGCAGGGACACTGGCCGGTTTCTTCCCTGCAAGAAAGGCTGTAAGTATCAGCCCGATCGAAGCATTAAGAGCAGAATAA
- the ispF gene encoding 2-C-methyl-D-erythritol 2,4-cyclodiphosphate synthase, translated as MKIRVGFGFDVHQLVEGRELWIGGIRLEHEKGLLGHSDADVLIHAICDALLGAANMRDIGYHFPDTANEFKNIDSKVLLGKTVELIRTKGYQVGNIDATICAERPKLKAHIPAMQETLARVMSIDVDDVSIKATTTEKLGFTGREEGISAYATVLITA; from the coding sequence ATGAAAATAAGAGTAGGCTTCGGATTTGATGTTCATCAGCTGGTAGAAGGTCGCGAACTGTGGATCGGTGGCATTCGTCTCGAACACGAAAAAGGATTGTTAGGTCACTCTGATGCCGACGTACTCATACACGCTATATGCGATGCTTTGCTTGGGGCGGCCAATATGCGTGATATTGGCTATCATTTTCCCGATACAGCCAATGAATTTAAGAATATAGATAGTAAAGTCCTTTTGGGCAAAACAGTAGAACTTATACGTACCAAGGGATATCAGGTGGGTAACATCGATGCAACCATTTGTGCCGAGCGTCCTAAGCTGAAAGCTCATATCCCAGCCATGCAAGAGACCCTTGCCCGTGTGATGAGTATAGATGTTGATGATGTATCTATTAAGGCTACTACTACCGAGAAGCTTGGCTTTACCGGACGTGAAGAGGGAATATCCGCTTATGCAACGGTGCTGATAACGGCATGA
- a CDS encoding metallophosphatase, giving the protein MKKQNLSTIHNPLLVVGLLLCISLSSFAQRTKTITILHTNDTHSRIEPVEANSPDTRLADKGGFVRRATCIDQIRKEKPDLLLFDSGDFSQGTPYYNLFKGEVEIKLMNSMGYDAATIGNHEFDCGLDNMARLFRMANFPIVCANYGVEGTVLEGLVKPYVIIEREGLKIGVFGLSPKLEGLVQAEKCEGVVYKDPIKTANEMAAFLKKEKKCDAVVCLSHLGYKPSSADNPACDVNLVRETSNIDVVLGGHSHTFLAKPAIYLNDEGKSIPITQMGSRGVYVGRMDLIFEKK; this is encoded by the coding sequence ATGAAAAAGCAAAACCTTTCAACAATACATAATCCATTACTGGTTGTTGGGCTTTTGTTGTGCATCTCTTTATCGTCTTTTGCACAACGAACAAAAACCATTACCATATTGCATACCAATGATACGCATAGCCGCATCGAGCCGGTTGAAGCCAATTCTCCTGATACTCGTCTGGCGGATAAAGGCGGATTCGTGCGTCGTGCCACGTGCATTGATCAGATTCGCAAAGAGAAGCCGGACTTGCTTTTGTTCGACAGTGGAGATTTTTCGCAGGGTACTCCTTACTATAACTTGTTTAAGGGCGAAGTGGAGATTAAACTGATGAATAGCATGGGCTATGATGCCGCTACTATTGGTAATCATGAGTTCGATTGCGGACTGGATAACATGGCTAGGTTGTTCCGGATGGCGAACTTCCCTATTGTTTGCGCCAATTACGGTGTAGAGGGTACGGTGTTAGAAGGTTTGGTGAAACCGTATGTAATCATCGAACGCGAAGGATTAAAAATTGGTGTATTCGGTCTTAGTCCTAAGTTAGAAGGCTTGGTACAGGCGGAAAAATGCGAAGGGGTAGTCTATAAAGACCCTATTAAAACAGCGAATGAAATGGCTGCTTTTTTAAAGAAAGAGAAAAAATGCGATGCCGTTGTTTGTCTCTCGCACTTAGGCTATAAACCTTCTTCTGCAGATAATCCGGCTTGCGATGTTAACCTGGTACGCGAAACGAGCAATATTGATGTGGTGTTGGGCGGTCATTCGCATACTTTTCTGGCAAAGCCCGCTATCTATCTGAATGACGAAGGCAAAAGTATTCCTATTACTCAGATGGGTAGTCGTGGAGTTTATGTGGGACGCATGGATTTAATTTTTGAAAAGAAATAA
- a CDS encoding ABC transporter permease, translating to MKFDVDTWEEIFLTITRNKTRSLLTAFGVFWGIFMLIALIGGGQGMQDMMKANFKGFATNSCFVWPQNTGEAYKGFRKGRSWSMDNADIDRLRRGVPSIDVITPTINKWGANALYGDKKSSCIVKGLYPDYDKIEAQDMLYGRFINDVDILEQRKVCSIGKRVYEELFRKGENPCGQFIRVDGIYYRVIGVCVSEGNIQINGRASESVVLPFSTMQQAYNFGKNIDLACITAKPGIKITDLQEDVEKIVKEAHYISPNDKQAVMLLNAEAMFSMVDNLFIGIRMLIWMVGLGTLFAGAIGVSNIMMVTVKERTTEIGIRRAIGARPKDILEQILSESMVLTAVAGMAGISFAVLVLQVAEVGINASGQYDAHFQVSFWMAIGTCALLLTLGMLAGLAPAYRAMAIKPIEAIRDE from the coding sequence ATGAAGTTTGATGTTGATACATGGGAGGAGATATTTCTCACCATTACAAGAAACAAAACCCGAAGCCTACTAACAGCTTTTGGCGTATTCTGGGGTATATTTATGCTAATAGCCCTTATTGGAGGCGGACAAGGTATGCAAGATATGATGAAGGCCAACTTTAAAGGCTTCGCCACTAACTCTTGTTTCGTTTGGCCCCAAAATACGGGAGAAGCATACAAGGGCTTCCGCAAAGGACGCTCATGGAGCATGGATAATGCTGATATCGATCGCTTGCGCCGGGGAGTTCCAAGCATTGATGTAATAACTCCAACCATAAACAAATGGGGAGCAAATGCTCTGTATGGAGACAAAAAGAGCTCCTGCATCGTCAAAGGCTTATATCCGGATTATGATAAAATAGAGGCACAAGATATGCTCTATGGCCGTTTCATTAACGATGTAGACATTCTTGAACAACGCAAGGTTTGTAGCATAGGGAAACGGGTTTACGAAGAGTTATTTCGCAAAGGCGAAAACCCCTGCGGACAGTTTATTCGGGTGGACGGCATTTATTACCGCGTGATAGGGGTCTGCGTTTCAGAGGGAAACATTCAGATCAACGGACGGGCATCGGAAAGTGTGGTACTGCCTTTCAGCACCATGCAACAGGCATACAATTTCGGAAAGAATATAGACCTTGCCTGCATCACGGCCAAACCGGGAATCAAAATAACCGATCTTCAGGAAGATGTGGAGAAAATAGTTAAAGAAGCACACTACATCAGTCCCAATGATAAGCAGGCTGTAATGCTACTTAATGCTGAAGCCATGTTTTCTATGGTAGACAATCTGTTCATAGGCATTCGCATGCTAATCTGGATGGTGGGACTCGGCACGTTGTTTGCCGGAGCCATAGGAGTTAGTAATATCATGATGGTAACCGTTAAAGAGCGTACCACGGAAATCGGAATCCGCAGGGCTATAGGGGCTCGACCAAAAGATATTCTGGAACAAATTCTGTCAGAAAGTATGGTGCTAACAGCCGTAGCAGGCATGGCAGGCATTTCATTTGCCGTATTGGTATTGCAGGTAGCCGAAGTCGGTATCAATGCATCGGGACAATACGACGCCCATTTCCAGGTAAGCTTCTGGATGGCAATAGGTACTTGCGCTCTTTTGCTAACGCTAGGCATGCTTGCCGGACTGGCTCCGGCTTACCGGGCGATGGCCATCAAACCCATTGAAGCCATTAGAGATGAATGA
- the rplS gene encoding 50S ribosomal protein L19 has translation MDLIKIAEEAFATIKQHPVFKAGDTVTVAYRITEGSKERIQLYRGVVIKMSGHGDKRRFTVRKMSGTIGVERIFPLESPAIASIEVNKVGKVRRAKLYYLRALTGKKARIKEKRVARS, from the coding sequence ATGGATTTAATTAAAATTGCAGAAGAAGCATTTGCTACCATCAAGCAGCATCCTGTCTTCAAGGCAGGAGATACTGTAACAGTAGCATATCGTATCACTGAAGGTAGCAAGGAGCGTATACAGTTGTACCGCGGAGTTGTTATCAAAATGTCAGGTCACGGAGATAAAAGACGTTTTACCGTACGTAAAATGTCAGGAACCATTGGAGTAGAAAGAATTTTCCCTCTCGAATCACCGGCTATCGCCAGTATCGAAGTGAATAAAGTTGGTAAAGTGCGTCGTGCTAAACTATACTATCTGCGTGCTCTTACAGGTAAAAAAGCCAGAATCAAAGAAAAAAGAGTTGCCCGGTCATAA
- a CDS encoding ABC transporter ATP-binding protein translates to MIQLKDINKTYHNGAPLHVLKGINLNIERGEFVSIMGASGSGKSTLLNILGILDGYDTGDYHLNNVLIKNLSETKAAEYRNRMIGFIFQSFNLISFKDAMENVALPLFYQGISRKKRNILAMEYLDRLGLKDWAHHMPNEMSGGQKQRVAIARALITHPQIILADEPTGALDSKTSVEVMNILKQLHADGMTLIVVTHESGVANQTNKIIHLKDGIIERIEENINHDASPFGQNGYMK, encoded by the coding sequence GTGATACAATTAAAAGACATTAACAAGACCTACCACAACGGAGCGCCGCTGCATGTGCTCAAAGGCATCAACCTCAATATTGAAAGAGGAGAATTTGTTTCCATTATGGGAGCTTCCGGTTCCGGAAAATCTACGTTACTCAATATCTTGGGTATCCTGGACGGTTATGACACCGGAGATTATCACTTAAACAATGTACTGATAAAAAACCTGAGTGAAACAAAAGCAGCAGAATATCGTAACCGGATGATCGGTTTTATCTTTCAATCTTTTAATCTTATTTCCTTTAAAGATGCAATGGAGAATGTGGCTTTACCTTTATTCTACCAGGGAATAAGCCGCAAGAAGCGAAATATACTGGCTATGGAATATCTGGACCGTTTGGGGCTGAAAGATTGGGCACACCACATGCCCAACGAAATGAGCGGCGGACAAAAACAGCGGGTGGCGATAGCCCGTGCATTAATTACCCACCCTCAGATTATTTTAGCCGATGAACCAACCGGAGCGCTTGATAGTAAAACATCAGTAGAGGTTATGAATATACTTAAGCAGCTTCACGCCGACGGTATGACGCTCATCGTGGTTACTCATGAAAGCGGTGTAGCCAATCAAACAAACAAAATTATCCATCTTAAAGACGGCATTATAGAGAGAATAGAAGAAAATATAAATCATGATGCGTCTCCCTTCGGGCAAAACGGATATATGAAATAA
- a CDS encoding efflux RND transporter periplasmic adaptor subunit, whose product MKKYFKIALLVVVAAIFVGTFVFLYSKSKPKVKQYEIMVPEIADLEKTTVATGKVEPRDEILIKPQISGIVDEVYKEAGQTVKKDEVIAKVKVIPEMGQLNSAESRVRLAGINAKQAEIDFSRMKKLHADKLISSEEYEKSEVSLKQAREEKENATDALDIIKDGITKRSAAYSNTMIRSTIDGLILDVPVKAGNSVIMSNTFNDGTTIATVANMNDLIFRGNIDETEVGRIHEGMPIKLTIGALQNIKFDATLEYISPKGVEENGANQFEIKAAIRVPDSVEIRSGYSANAEIVLARAHKVLAVPESTVEFNGDSTFVWVMTDSVPEQKFVRRQVVAGLSDGIKIEIKKGLTVKERVRGAEKTDKKQ is encoded by the coding sequence ATGAAAAAGTATTTTAAAATCGCATTACTGGTAGTGGTAGCTGCCATATTCGTGGGAACATTTGTATTCCTGTACAGCAAATCAAAGCCTAAAGTAAAGCAGTACGAAATCATGGTTCCTGAAATAGCCGATTTGGAGAAAACTACTGTGGCTACAGGTAAAGTAGAACCAAGAGACGAAATCCTCATTAAACCTCAGATATCAGGTATTGTAGACGAAGTATATAAAGAAGCGGGGCAAACCGTAAAAAAAGACGAGGTAATAGCCAAAGTTAAAGTTATTCCTGAAATGGGGCAATTAAACAGCGCCGAAAGCCGCGTACGTCTGGCCGGAATCAATGCCAAACAAGCCGAGATAGACTTCAGCCGCATGAAGAAATTGCATGCTGATAAGCTTATCAGTAGCGAAGAATATGAAAAAAGTGAGGTCAGTCTGAAACAGGCACGCGAAGAAAAAGAAAATGCCACAGACGCTCTTGACATCATCAAAGATGGTATCACAAAAAGAAGTGCTGCATATAGTAATACGATGATTCGTTCCACCATAGACGGACTCATTCTTGATGTTCCGGTAAAAGCAGGAAACTCCGTAATCATGAGCAACACTTTTAACGATGGTACTACTATTGCAACCGTGGCCAACATGAACGACCTGATTTTCCGCGGAAATATAGATGAAACGGAAGTAGGACGCATTCACGAGGGTATGCCTATTAAGCTGACTATCGGTGCATTGCAAAATATTAAATTTGATGCTACTCTTGAATATATATCACCAAAGGGAGTGGAAGAAAACGGTGCCAACCAATTTGAAATTAAAGCTGCCATCCGTGTGCCCGACTCTGTAGAAATTCGTTCGGGTTATTCGGCCAATGCCGAAATAGTATTGGCACGTGCTCACAAAGTGCTTGCTGTTCCCGAAAGTACAGTAGAATTTAATGGAGACAGCACCTTTGTATGGGTAATGACAGATAGCGTACCCGAACAAAAATTTGTACGCCGCCAGGTTGTTGCCGGACTAAGCGACGGCATCAAGATTGAAATAAAGAAAGGACTCACAGTAAAAGAGAGAGTACGCGGCGCAGAAAAGACTGATAAGAAACAATAG
- a CDS encoding TolC family protein, producing MKKKIIILALVAGICPAAIIHAQEVWTLRQCIDYAIAHNVSIRQTENTADQSKIDVNTAKWARLPSLNGSASQNYSWGRAASPVDNSYINTNSGSSNFGLSTNIPLFTGLQIPNQYALSKINFKAAIEDLKKAKEDLSINVASSYLQVLFNKELLKVAQEQVTLSKEQYARVAKLAELGKSSISEVAEAKARIAQDEVSSVQADNDYRLSLLQLSQLLELPTPEGFTLDAPDANPVFAPITPPDDIYVQAMSSKPGILAAKYRLEGSEKSIRIAQSGYYPQLSFGAGLSTGFYTLNGKAGENFSKQLDNNLNKYIGFSLSIPLFDRFSTRNNVRSARLRQANYSLQLESVKKDLYKEIQQAWYNAVAAESKYNSSTLAVTANEESFRLMEEKYENGKATAVEYNEAKLNLMKAVSDRLQAKYDYMFRTKILDFYKGQPIQ from the coding sequence ATGAAAAAAAAGATAATAATCCTTGCGTTAGTAGCGGGAATCTGCCCGGCTGCTATAATACATGCCCAAGAAGTCTGGACTTTGCGTCAATGCATCGATTACGCGATTGCACATAACGTATCCATCAGGCAAACCGAGAACACGGCCGATCAGAGTAAAATAGATGTGAACACGGCCAAGTGGGCCCGATTGCCAAGCCTCAATGGAAGCGCAAGTCAAAACTATAGCTGGGGACGCGCTGCCTCTCCTGTAGACAACTCGTATATTAACACCAATAGTGGCAGTTCTAACTTTGGTTTGAGCACTAATATACCCCTGTTCACCGGCCTGCAGATTCCCAATCAGTATGCATTGTCAAAGATTAACTTCAAAGCAGCCATAGAAGATTTGAAAAAAGCCAAAGAAGATTTGTCCATCAATGTGGCTTCGTCTTATTTGCAAGTACTATTTAATAAGGAGCTTCTCAAGGTTGCGCAAGAACAAGTGACACTCAGTAAAGAACAATATGCGCGTGTTGCGAAGCTAGCCGAACTAGGGAAATCATCTATTTCTGAAGTAGCTGAAGCAAAAGCCCGTATAGCACAAGACGAAGTAAGTAGTGTGCAGGCCGATAATGACTATCGGCTGTCATTGCTCCAATTGAGTCAATTATTAGAGTTGCCTACTCCCGAAGGTTTTACGCTGGATGCCCCCGATGCTAATCCGGTATTTGCACCCATTACTCCACCTGATGACATTTACGTACAAGCCATGTCATCCAAGCCAGGTATTCTGGCAGCAAAATACAGATTAGAAGGCAGTGAAAAAAGTATTCGCATTGCACAGAGCGGATATTATCCTCAACTTTCTTTTGGGGCCGGACTAAGTACCGGTTTCTACACTCTGAATGGAAAAGCGGGCGAAAACTTCAGTAAGCAATTGGATAACAATCTAAATAAGTATATTGGTTTTAGTTTGAGCATACCCTTATTTGATCGTTTTTCAACACGTAACAATGTACGTAGTGCTCGTTTACGACAAGCGAACTATTCATTGCAATTAGAAAGTGTGAAAAAGGATTTGTATAAAGAGATTCAACAAGCATGGTATAATGCTGTAGCTGCCGAGAGCAAATACAATTCAAGTACTTTAGCTGTAACAGCTAACGAAGAGTCCTTTCGCCTTATGGAAGAAAAGTATGAAAACGGGAAGGCCACTGCTGTAGAATATAACGAAGCTAAACTGAATTTGATGAAAGCCGTATCCGACCGCCTTCAGGCCAAATACGACTATATGTTCCGTACCAAAATTCTTGATTTCTATAAAGGACAGCCCATTCAATAA
- a CDS encoding ROK family protein, giving the protein MNSSMEKPYVVGIDIGGTNTVFGIVDARGTIIASGAVKTQSYASVSEYVEEVCKNLLPLIVAQGGVDKIKGIGIGAPNGNYYSGTIEFAPNLPWKGIIPLASMFEEKLGIPTALTNDANAAAVGEMTYGAARGMKDFIMITLGTGVGSGIVINGQVVYGHDGFAGELGHVIMRRDHGRLCGCGRKGCLEAYCSATGVARTARELLAARTDASLLRNIPSESISSKDVYDAAVQGDQLAQEIFDFTGTLLGEALADFVAFSSPEAIVLFGGLAKSGDYIMKPIKKALDDNILTIFKGKAKLLVSELKDSDAAVLGASALAWELK; this is encoded by the coding sequence ATGAATTCAAGCATGGAGAAACCCTACGTAGTAGGTATTGATATTGGCGGAACTAACACCGTTTTTGGTATTGTTGATGCACGCGGAACTATTATTGCAAGCGGGGCGGTAAAGACTCAGTCTTATGCCTCAGTCAGTGAATATGTAGAGGAAGTATGCAAAAATCTTCTTCCACTTATTGTTGCACAGGGAGGAGTAGATAAAATAAAAGGTATTGGCATTGGTGCTCCTAATGGCAATTATTACAGTGGCACGATAGAGTTTGCGCCAAACTTACCGTGGAAAGGAATTATTCCATTGGCTTCTATGTTTGAAGAAAAATTGGGCATTCCTACGGCGTTGACGAATGATGCCAATGCGGCGGCTGTGGGCGAAATGACATACGGCGCAGCCCGTGGAATGAAAGATTTCATTATGATCACGCTGGGTACAGGTGTGGGGAGCGGTATAGTTATCAATGGCCAGGTTGTTTATGGTCACGATGGATTTGCCGGAGAACTAGGTCACGTTATCATGCGTCGCGATCATGGTCGGTTGTGTGGTTGCGGCCGCAAAGGTTGCTTGGAGGCATATTGCTCGGCTACAGGTGTGGCACGTACGGCACGTGAATTACTTGCTGCCCGTACGGATGCGAGTTTGCTCCGCAACATTCCTTCTGAAAGCATAAGCTCTAAGGATGTATACGACGCTGCTGTACAGGGTGATCAGCTTGCTCAGGAAATTTTTGATTTTACGGGAACGTTGCTGGGCGAAGCTCTGGCTGATTTCGTTGCTTTTTCCAGTCCTGAAGCTATTGTCTTATTTGGCGGTCTTGCCAAGTCGGGTGATTATATTATGAAACCCATTAAGAAAGCACTTGATGATAATATACTCACAATTTTTAAAGGCAAAGCCAAGTTGCTTGTTTCTGAATTGAAAGATTCTGATGCTGCTGTGCTTGGTGCAAGTGCATTGGCATGGGAGTTGAAGTAA
- a CDS encoding fumarylacetoacetate hydrolase family protein — translation MKIIAIGMNYASHNKEQGHVIVNKEPIIFMKPDSAILKDSKPFFIPDFSNEVHYETEVVVRISRLGKNIASRFAHRYYDAVTVGIDFTARDLQRKFREEGGPWELCKGFDSSAAIGTFVPVEQFPDVQQLNFHLDIDDQTVQQGYTADMLFCIDDIIAYVSRFVTLKIGDLLFTGTPVGVGPVSVGQHLQGYLEKEKLLDFYIR, via the coding sequence ATGAAGATTATAGCCATAGGCATGAACTATGCTTCGCATAATAAGGAGCAGGGGCATGTAATAGTAAACAAAGAACCGATTATTTTCATGAAACCCGATTCGGCTATACTCAAAGACAGCAAGCCTTTCTTTATTCCCGATTTCTCCAATGAGGTACATTACGAAACGGAGGTTGTTGTTCGCATCAGCCGGTTAGGAAAAAACATTGCTTCTCGTTTTGCTCATCGATATTATGACGCAGTGACGGTCGGCATTGATTTTACAGCTCGTGATTTGCAACGTAAATTCCGTGAGGAGGGAGGTCCTTGGGAGCTTTGTAAAGGATTTGATAGTTCTGCAGCCATTGGAACATTTGTTCCTGTTGAGCAATTCCCCGACGTACAACAATTAAATTTTCATTTGGATATTGATGATCAAACGGTGCAGCAGGGCTATACTGCCGATATGCTGTTTTGCATAGATGATATTATAGCTTATGTCAGTCGTTTTGTTACGCTGAAGATAGGCGATTTACTATTTACCGGTACTCCGGTCGGAGTAGGGCCTGTTAGTGTCGGCCAGCATTTACAGGGTTATCTGGAGAAAGAGAAGTTACTCGATTTCTATATTCGGTAG
- a CDS encoding 5'-nucleotidase: MKQFYLNRLSGVALVGLLLLSSCHSSYQLKKVEGSRIEISSKWDRNPDKEATAILAPYKTEVDSLMTPVVGKSAMDMEAGRPESLLSNLVADVLRNATVPYLGRPADLAVTNMGGLRSSLSAGDITFSNIYEILPFENSLCIVTMKGSNLRTLMENIAGAGGEGVSNVRLEISKDGKLLSAKVGGEPIDDNRLYEVATLDYLAEGNDKMVAFLQGEKKVCPDGATMRDLFFSYVKKQTAAGKEITSAIEGRITVK, from the coding sequence ATGAAACAATTTTATTTAAATCGTTTGTCGGGAGTTGCTTTGGTGGGGCTCCTGCTGCTCTCTTCTTGCCACTCTTCGTATCAACTCAAAAAGGTAGAAGGAAGTCGAATTGAGATATCATCGAAGTGGGATCGCAATCCCGATAAAGAGGCTACTGCTATATTAGCGCCTTATAAAACCGAGGTGGACAGCCTTATGACTCCTGTGGTAGGTAAGAGTGCGATGGATATGGAAGCCGGGCGTCCGGAGAGTTTGCTTTCCAACCTTGTGGCCGATGTATTGCGTAATGCAACGGTACCATATCTGGGTCGTCCTGCCGATTTGGCGGTGACCAACATGGGTGGTTTACGTAGTTCGTTGAGTGCCGGAGACATTACCTTTAGTAATATTTATGAAATATTGCCGTTCGAAAATTCACTTTGCATTGTTACTATGAAAGGATCTAACTTGCGAACACTGATGGAGAACATTGCAGGTGCGGGTGGCGAAGGGGTGAGTAATGTGCGTTTGGAGATTTCCAAAGACGGCAAACTACTCAGTGCTAAAGTAGGCGGCGAACCGATAGATGATAATCGTCTTTACGAAGTGGCTACTCTTGATTATCTGGCCGAAGGAAATGACAAAATGGTGGCATTCTTACAGGGAGAAAAGAAAGTCTGCCCGGATGGCGCTACCATGAGAGATCTGTTTTTCAGTTATGTAAAAAAACAAACGGCGGCAGGCAAAGAAATTACATCTGCCATAGAAGGCCGGATAACAGTGAAGTGA